The following is a genomic window from Pseudomonas promysalinigenes.
ACTTCCCCGGTCAGCAGTTCGCCCGGCTTGAGGAACACATGCATCTGCGAGAACAGCTTGATCTCGGTCGCTGACACGCGCCGCACAAGGTGCTTGGCTTCCAGCTGCGCTGGGTGCTCCAGGCCCGCGGCCGCCAGCATTTCAGCCAGCGCGCGCAAGGTGTTGTGGTGGAAGTTCAGCACCCGCTGGGCTTTGTCCGGCACTACCAGGGCACGCTGACGCAGTGGGTCTTGAGTGGCCACGCCGGTCGGGCACTTGTTGGTGTGGCAACTTTGCGACTGAATGCAGCCGATGGCGAACATGAAGCCGCGTGCCGAGTTGGCCCAGTCGGCGCCGATGGCCAGCACGCTTGCGATGTCGAAGGCGCTGACGATCTTGCCGCTGGCACCGAGCTTGATCTTGTCGCGCAGGTTCAGGCCCACCAAGGTGTTGTGCACGAACAGCAGCCCTTCGCGCAGCGGCACGCCGATATGGTCGGTGAACTCGACCGGTGCGGCGCCTGTGCCACCTTCCTTGCCGTCGACGACGATGAAGTCTGGCAAAATGCCGGTTTCCAGCATGGCTTTGGCGATGCCCATGAACTCCCATGGGTGGCCGAGGCAGAACTTGAAGCCCACCGGTTTGCCGCCCGACAGTTCTCGCAGCTGAGCAATGAAGTGCATCATCTCTATCGGTGTTGAGAAAGCGCTGTGCCGTGACGGTGAGATGCAGTCCTCACCCATCAGTACCCCACGGGTTTCGGCGATTTCCTCGGTCACCTTGTGCTTGGGCAAAATCCCGCCATGGCCGGGCTTGGCGCCTTGGCTCATCTTGATTTCGATCATCCGCACCTGCGGGGTGCGAGCCTGGGCGGCAAAGCGTTGCGGGTCGAAACGGCCATCAGCGGTGCGGCAGCCAAAGTAACCGCTGCCCAGTTCCCAGACCAGGTCGCCACCGTTTTCGCGGTGATAGGGGCTGATGCTGCCCTCGCCGGTGTCGTGGTGGAAATTGCCCAGCTTCGCCCCTTTGTTCAGGGCGCGGATGGCGTTGGCACTGAGTGAGCCGAAACTCATGGCCGAAATATTGAAGATCGAAGCCGAATAGGGCTGGCTGCATTGCGGGCCGCCGATCGTGATTCGAAAGCTGGCCGGGTCGCTCAGGGGCGCAGGGCGCATGGAGTGGCCGATGAACTCAAAGCCTGCCTCGTAAACGTCGATAAGCGTGCCAAAAGGTTTGTCCGAGGGTTCGTTCTTGGCCCGTGCGTATACCAGCGAGCGCTGTGCGCGGGAGAACGGCAGGGCGTCACTGTCGGCTTCGAGCAAGTACTGGCGAATTTCTGGGCGGATGGCTTCGACCAGGTAGCGAATGTTGCCCAGGATCGGGTAATTGCGACGTACCGCGTGGCGTTGCTGCAGAAGGTCGAACACCCCGATCAGGCTAAGGGCTGCAGTGGTAAGGGTGAATGGCCATAGCCATTGATGATGCAGCAGAGGCAGGCTTGCCAGGGTGAACAGGACGCAGGCGGTGAAGAAGGCATAACGGCTCAGAAGTGACAGGCTCATACGGGGTCCTTGCTATGGCGCGGTCAGGCTCAGGGCCTGGGGCAAACTTCGACCATAGCCAAGTCCAGTCGCGCTGCACAATTAAATAGTGCGGGCGAGCGTCAATGCCGTTGCGCCGCAACGCGGCCCAACGGCCTCAGATAACACTCGATTCACTGTCGGCAAAACCACATGCTTTCAGGGTGAGCATCAAACACACCCACTATTTCGCATCGAGCCGGGCATTCCCTGCCGTGATGCTCGCGAGCAGGCATCGGAATTGATGGGCTATGTGCGAGAGCTGACCATCATCGGCCTGATGGACGTGAAACCGATGATGATCTGGGTATCCCATTACCTGAGCGCCATGGCCAAGGCATTGATGGATGATGCCGAGCTGGGCATGGCCGGATAGGTATTGGCGAAAGGTTCTCAGCGCCCGGCAGACCGAGCGCCACCCGGCTGGGCTCGATCTCAAAGGTGCTGCAACCCTGCCGGCATCCGCAGCAATTTCTCCTTCCAACTCGCCTGTTCCTGCGCCGACCCTTCGACCAGATAGCTGTATCGCCCAGCTATGCGCACGGCTACAGGCACGCCATCGCGATACAGCAGCCGGTTACCGCTGACCGCCGGCACTTTCGCGCCTGGCAGCAGCGCCCCGATCAGGTTCAGCGGATCGCTTGCACTGACCACCACCAGTGACTGTTCCAACGGCCGCCGGCGCACTTGCCTGAGCAAGCCGACTGCCTCCGGCAATGCGAATTGCTCACCAGCTAGCCCAGCAATGAAACGTCCCCCGCGTATTTCGCCACGCGCCTCCAGCCGCTGGTAGCAGCGCAACAACTCACGCCAGGGCGGCAACACATCGCTTTCCCTTTCCAGCAGGCGCCAGCAAATCACGCCGTAACGTTGCAGCAGGGCGCGGGCGATATGTTCCGTGCGCAGGCTCTGGTCGATGCTCGCCCCGCCCCGGCGCAGCAATGCCCAGCGCCCGGCATGGGCCATGCTGCTGGAAAGCGGCGGGTGAACACGGCGGCTGCCGCGCGAGGAGCGTTTGGCCGCGGGGGTGATCAAGCTGCGCAGCCCGGCAAAGCTGTCAGCGCCGACCAGGCCTGCGCCGACCAGCTGCTGCAAGGCCGTCTCCAGTTCACTGGGCAGCAGGCGCGCTTCTTGTGTCAGTTCGTCGAAGAACAACGCGCCCTGTGCTTGCAAGGCTTGCAGTACGCGTTGCGCCCGCCCGCCGAGTGCTTCGTGGTCAGGCTCAGGGGCAAGGCTGCGCCACTGGCCCAGGTGCTCACGTGGCAGCAGCACCACAGGTGTACTGGACAAAGTATTGCTGGCCACCGTGCCGGCCATCCGGCTCCAGGCGAACTGCCCACTGCGGCAGGCATCGTCCAGCCAGTGTGGGCTGTAGTCCTTGATTCGCGCAGGCAGCAGTTCTGCTTCCCAGGCACCGGCTGCACTGGGGAAGCCCTGTAGCTGGCCGAGTATTTGCGCCACTGCCTGCGGGCCGCGCAGGCGCTCGTCGGCGGTCAGGTGTTGCCAGTCGAACAGAAAACGCATGAAGTCCTGCAGGCTGACCGGTTCGATTTCCCGGCGCAGGCGTTTGACCGTGTAGCGATGGATGCTTGCCAGCAGGTGGCGTTCACACCATTGCAGCGCGACTGCCCCTGGGCTGAAGTGGCCGCGCAGTACATAGCCTTCGGCTTCCAGGCCGGCCAGTGCCTGTTCGATCTGCGCCGCAGGCTTGCCCAAGGGCTCGCAGATCTGCGCCAGGCTCAGGGGGCCGTGGCCGCTCAAGCGGGCGCGCAGCAGCTCTTTCAACGCGCTGTCAGGGTCGATGCTTTGGTCGAAGCCGGGCAGGGGCTCCAGGGCGGGCGCAAGGTGCGCTGCCGGGTACAGCGTTTGCAGCAGGCTCTGACGCTCGCGCGCGAGCCACAGGTTTTCATCGACCAGCTGCAAAGCCCGCCCAGCCTTGGCCAGTTGCCGCAGCAGCAGTGGCCAGCTCGGGTTAGCCTGGGCTTCATTCTCGCTGACAACGCCCAGGCTCATCAGTGCCTCGTGCATTTCGTCGGCATTGCTCGGCTGGGGCCAAGCTTCAGTCTGCACCGCAACAATGGCGTCGGCGTCCAGCGCGCCCAGGTCATCGCTGTTGTGCACCTCGCTCCAGCGCCGGTTGAGCACTGCCTGAGTGCGTCGTTCCTCCAGCGGCGCGTCGTCCAGAAAGGCGTACGGCCGTGCATTGAGAATGGCTGCGGCCAGCGGCGACGGCGCTTGCAGATCACGGCACAGCAGGCGCACCTGGGCGCTTTCGATGCGCCGCAGCAGCGCCAGCCAGCCTTCGCTGTCCATGGCTTCGTGCAGGCAGTCGTCGAGCGTCTGCTCGATCAGCGGGTGGTCGGGAATCTGCCGGTCGCCGGCGATGTTTTCAAGGCAGGCAATCTGGTCAGGGAACACCGCGGCAATCAGGTCCTCACCCTTCATGCGCTGGATCTGTGGTGCTACCTTGCGCCCGCCGACGAAACGCGGCAGCGCCATGGCCACGCCAGCGTTCCAGCGCCAGCGCACGCCGAACAGCGGTGCGTCCAGCAGCGCCTGGATCAACACCTGTTCAGCGTTGCGGCTGTTCAGAAAACGCCACACTTCATCGAGCTCGAAGCTGTGGCTGGTGGACAGCGAAAGCACGATAGCGTCTTCACTGGCCGCTGCCTGCAGTTCGAAATTGAAGGTGCGGCAAAAACGCTTGCGCAACGCCAGGCCCCAGGCACGGTTGATACGGCTGCCAAAGGGCGAGTGGATGATCAGCTGGGTACCGCCGGACTCATCGAAGAAACGCTCCATCAGCAAGGTCTGCTGTGAGGGCAGGGCACCGAGCACTTCGCGGGCGCGTCCCAGGTAATCGAGCAGCTGGCTGGCGCTTGCCTCGTTCAATTCGAAGGTTTGCCTGAGCCAATCCAGCACGCCTGCTGGGTTGCCCTGGTCCAGCTCGAGCCGCTGGTCCAGTTGTGCCTGCAGCCGGGCGACTGCAGCGGACAGTTCATCGCTACGGCCTGGGGCTTCACCCAGCCAGAACGGAATGGTTGGCGCCTGGCCGTGAGCGTCCTCTACCCGTACTCGTCCGGGCTCGACTCGCACAATACGGTAAGAGGCATTGCCCAACTGGAAGATGTCACCTGCGATGCTTTCCACGGCGAAATCTTCGTTGACGCTGCCAATGTTCATTGCCTGTGGCTCGAGCAGCACGGCATAGTCGGCTGTCTCGGGGATGGTCCCGCCGCTGGTCAACGCGGTTAGCTGGCTGCCCCGACGCCCGCGCAGGGTGCCACTGACCGCGTCGCGGTGCAGGTAGGCACTGCGCACGCCCAGGCGCCCGTTGTAGCCCTCGGCGAGCATGCGCAGCAGTGCCTGGTAGTGCTCGGCGTCCAGCGTGGCATAAGGCGTGGCCTGGCGCAGGCAGTCGAAAAGTGCCTGTTCATGCCAGGCCTGATTGCTGACTTCGGCGATGATCTGCTGGGCCAGCACATCCAACGGCGCGCGGGGGATATGCAATTCTTCGAGCTCGCCGCGGCGGATGCAGTCGAGCAGGGCCGTGCATTCGATCAGGTCATCCCGCGAAGTGGCGAACAGTCGCCCCTTGGGAGTGCCATCGACCTGATGCCCGGAGCGCCCCACCCGCTGCAGAAAGGCGGCAATGGAGCCGGGCGACTCGATCTGACAGACCAGGTCGACGTCGCCGATGTCGATGCCCAGCTCCAGCGAGGCTGTGGCCACCAACACCTGCAACTGGCCGCCTTTCAAGCGCTGCTCGGCATCCAGGCGCATTTCCTTGGCCAGGCTGCCATGGTGTGCAGCTACAGCCTGCTTACCTAGCCGGTCGCTCAAGTGGCGGGTAATGCGTTCAGCCAGTCGGCGAGTGTTGACGAACACCAGCGTGGTGCGGTGTTGCCGGGCCAAGTCTGCCAAACGGTCGTACACCAAGCCCCAGACGTCGGTGGCCATGACCGCGCCGAGTGGCACCGGGGGCACCTCGATGGCCAGGTCACGCTGACGGGCATGGCCGACATCGATCACGGCGCAAGGGCGGTGCTGGCCGACCAGAAACTGCGCCACTCGCTCCACCGGGCGTTGCGTGGCAGACAGCCCTATCCGGCGCAGGGGGCGTGCGCAAAGGGCTTGTAGACGCTCCAGGGTCAGCGCCAGGTGAGCACCGCGTTTGTTGCCGGCCAGGGCATGGATCTCGTCGACGATGACCGTGCCTACATGGGCAAGGCCGGCGCGTCCGGAAGCCGAGCCCATCAGCACGTACAACGACTCGGGCGTGGTGACCAGAATATGCGGTGCCAGTTTGCGCATCGCCGCGCGGGCCTTCTGCGGGGTGTCGCCGGTGCGCACGGCAGTGGTGATGGCCGGCGCCTCAAGGCCCTGGTCTGCCAAGGCCTGGCTGATGCCTTCGAGCGGCGCCTGCAGGTTCAGGCGGATATCATTGGACAGCGCTTTGAGCGGTGACACATAGACTACCCGGGTTTGCGCAGGCAGTTCTCCGCCCTGCGTCAGGCCCTCGCGAAACAGTTCGTCGAGCACCGCCAAAAACGCGCTAAGGGTTTTGCCCGAGCCGGTCGGGGCGGCGAGCAACAGGGACTGGCCGGCATGGATCAGCGGCCAGGCACGGGCCTGGGCATCGGTGACCGTGGCGAAGTGGCGGCCGAACCAACTGCTCACGGCCGGGTGGAACAGCTCGAGCACTGGATGCTGATGGGCAGGGAGATTCATTGGTTGGTTATGGCGGTTCAATGCCCGCTTGGCAAGGGGCCATTTGTCGTTGATGTTCTGTAGACTGTGGGTTTTTCAACGAGCTCCCCGAATGCCCAACATCATCCGCATCGCCGCTGCCCTGCTCATCGACTCGCAAGGCCGAACCCTGCTGGTGCGCAAGCGCGGCACGCAGGCCTTCATGCAACCGGGTGGCAAGATCGACGCGGGTGAGTCAGCGGTACAGGCGTTGGTGCGCGAGCTACACGAAGAGCTGGGGCTGCACATCGAGCCGGAGCAGGCGGTCCACTTGGGGCAGTTCAGCGCCCCTGCTGCCAACGAGCCGGGGTACCAAGTGCAGGCCGAACTGTTTCGCGTTGACAGTGCCGAGGCCGTCGCCCCGGCCGCAGAAATCGAAGAAGTGCTATGGCTGGCCGCCGATCAGGCTGCAAACCTGACGCTTGCGCCGCTGACCCGCGACCTGATACTGCCCTTGTACCGCCAGGCCGTCAGCGTACCGCACTGACCCCGTCCAGGGTGGCGAACGAGGTGTCCTTGGCGGTGAGCAGAAAGTCACGCATGTAAGGCGCATCGAGCATGTCGGTGCGTACCGCCGCGTACAACGTGGCGAACAGCCCTTTCTCGCCAAGGCGTTTACCTTTCACATAGCCCCGCGAGCTGTATTCGTGCAGCGCCCAATGCGGCATACCGCAGACGCCCCGGCCGCTGGCTACCAACTGCATCATCATCACCGTCAGTTCCGAGGTGCGAACTGCGGCCGGCTCGATGTCGGCCGGTTCCAGAAAGCGGGTGAAGATGTCCAGACGGTCACGCTCCACCGGGTAGGTAATCAGGGTCTGGTCGAGCAGGTCCTGAGGCACGATGTATGGCTTGTTGGCCAAGGGGTGCTGGTTGGCCACTGCAAGCATGGCCTCGTAGGTGAACAGCGGCACGTAGGTGATACCGGCCAAGTCCAGGGGGTCGGAGGTCACCACCAGGTCGAGGTCACCCCGAGCCAGTGCTGGTAGCGGGGCGAAAGAGAAGCCAGAGGCCAGGTCCAGCTCCACTTCCGGCCAGGCGTCGCGGAACTGATCGATGGTTGGCATCAGCCACTGAAAGCAGCTGTGGCATTCGATGGCCATGTGCAGGCGCCCCG
Proteins encoded in this region:
- a CDS encoding FMN-binding glutamate synthase family protein, producing MSLSLLSRYAFFTACVLFTLASLPLLHHQWLWPFTLTTAALSLIGVFDLLQQRHAVRRNYPILGNIRYLVEAIRPEIRQYLLEADSDALPFSRAQRSLVYARAKNEPSDKPFGTLIDVYEAGFEFIGHSMRPAPLSDPASFRITIGGPQCSQPYSASIFNISAMSFGSLSANAIRALNKGAKLGNFHHDTGEGSISPYHRENGGDLVWELGSGYFGCRTADGRFDPQRFAAQARTPQVRMIEIKMSQGAKPGHGGILPKHKVTEEIAETRGVLMGEDCISPSRHSAFSTPIEMMHFIAQLRELSGGKPVGFKFCLGHPWEFMGIAKAMLETGILPDFIVVDGKEGGTGAAPVEFTDHIGVPLREGLLFVHNTLVGLNLRDKIKLGASGKIVSAFDIASVLAIGADWANSARGFMFAIGCIQSQSCHTNKCPTGVATQDPLRQRALVVPDKAQRVLNFHHNTLRALAEMLAAAGLEHPAQLEAKHLVRRVSATEIKLFSQMHVFLKPGELLTGEVDGQFYSRMWQLARADSFEPHDDVAA
- a CDS encoding DUF3077 domain-containing protein; this encodes MRASVNAVAPQRGPTASDNTRFTVGKTTCFQGEHQTHPLFRIEPGIPCRDAREQASELMGYVRELTIIGLMDVKPMMIWVSHYLSAMAKALMDDAELGMAG
- a CDS encoding DEAD/DEAH box helicase gives rise to the protein MNLPAHQHPVLELFHPAVSSWFGRHFATVTDAQARAWPLIHAGQSLLLAAPTGSGKTLSAFLAVLDELFREGLTQGGELPAQTRVVYVSPLKALSNDIRLNLQAPLEGISQALADQGLEAPAITTAVRTGDTPQKARAAMRKLAPHILVTTPESLYVLMGSASGRAGLAHVGTVIVDEIHALAGNKRGAHLALTLERLQALCARPLRRIGLSATQRPVERVAQFLVGQHRPCAVIDVGHARQRDLAIEVPPVPLGAVMATDVWGLVYDRLADLARQHRTTLVFVNTRRLAERITRHLSDRLGKQAVAAHHGSLAKEMRLDAEQRLKGGQLQVLVATASLELGIDIGDVDLVCQIESPGSIAAFLQRVGRSGHQVDGTPKGRLFATSRDDLIECTALLDCIRRGELEELHIPRAPLDVLAQQIIAEVSNQAWHEQALFDCLRQATPYATLDAEHYQALLRMLAEGYNGRLGVRSAYLHRDAVSGTLRGRRGSQLTALTSGGTIPETADYAVLLEPQAMNIGSVNEDFAVESIAGDIFQLGNASYRIVRVEPGRVRVEDAHGQAPTIPFWLGEAPGRSDELSAAVARLQAQLDQRLELDQGNPAGVLDWLRQTFELNEASASQLLDYLGRAREVLGALPSQQTLLMERFFDESGGTQLIIHSPFGSRINRAWGLALRKRFCRTFNFELQAAASEDAIVLSLSTSHSFELDEVWRFLNSRNAEQVLIQALLDAPLFGVRWRWNAGVAMALPRFVGGRKVAPQIQRMKGEDLIAAVFPDQIACLENIAGDRQIPDHPLIEQTLDDCLHEAMDSEGWLALLRRIESAQVRLLCRDLQAPSPLAAAILNARPYAFLDDAPLEERRTQAVLNRRWSEVHNSDDLGALDADAIVAVQTEAWPQPSNADEMHEALMSLGVVSENEAQANPSWPLLLRQLAKAGRALQLVDENLWLARERQSLLQTLYPAAHLAPALEPLPGFDQSIDPDSALKELLRARLSGHGPLSLAQICEPLGKPAAQIEQALAGLEAEGYVLRGHFSPGAVALQWCERHLLASIHRYTVKRLRREIEPVSLQDFMRFLFDWQHLTADERLRGPQAVAQILGQLQGFPSAAGAWEAELLPARIKDYSPHWLDDACRSGQFAWSRMAGTVASNTLSSTPVVLLPREHLGQWRSLAPEPDHEALGGRAQRVLQALQAQGALFFDELTQEARLLPSELETALQQLVGAGLVGADSFAGLRSLITPAAKRSSRGSRRVHPPLSSSMAHAGRWALLRRGGASIDQSLRTEHIARALLQRYGVICWRLLERESDVLPPWRELLRCYQRLEARGEIRGGRFIAGLAGEQFALPEAVGLLRQVRRRPLEQSLVVVSASDPLNLIGALLPGAKVPAVSGNRLLYRDGVPVAVRIAGRYSYLVEGSAQEQASWKEKLLRMPAGLQHL
- a CDS encoding NUDIX hydrolase — protein: MPNIIRIAAALLIDSQGRTLLVRKRGTQAFMQPGGKIDAGESAVQALVRELHEELGLHIEPEQAVHLGQFSAPAANEPGYQVQAELFRVDSAEAVAPAAEIEEVLWLAADQAANLTLAPLTRDLILPLYRQAVSVPH
- the metR gene encoding transcriptional regulator MetR encodes the protein MLEIRHLKTLHALREADSLVEAAERLHLTQSALSHQFKELEERLGLPLFVRKTKPIRFTSAGLRLLQLADATLPLLRGAERDIARLAGGTAGRLHMAIECHSCFQWLMPTIDQFRDAWPEVELDLASGFSFAPLPALARGDLDLVVTSDPLDLAGITYVPLFTYEAMLAVANQHPLANKPYIVPQDLLDQTLITYPVERDRLDIFTRFLEPADIEPAAVRTSELTVMMMQLVASGRGVCGMPHWALHEYSSRGYVKGKRLGEKGLFATLYAAVRTDMLDAPYMRDFLLTAKDTSFATLDGVSAVR